In Bacillus sp. DX3.1, the following proteins share a genomic window:
- a CDS encoding general stress protein: MRRNIEKRLFYLYTGELFSIISFVFLSYLINYVYPKLHLYSLYSFWISFLLLEFLLLQGTVYWYVKWKRLKKEKTSITPVWIVQRLKNLQKVNIGMIIAGLIMFVIDFFYWYPLLPLGGLSIAGFIYVFALLEYINYYYVQLSYDNISDIKYLVKSKRLKQASINKDFKRIL; the protein is encoded by the coding sequence ATGAGAAGAAATATAGAAAAGAGGCTATTCTATTTATATACAGGTGAATTATTTTCAATAATTAGTTTTGTTTTTCTAAGTTATTTAATTAATTATGTTTATCCTAAATTACATTTATACTCGCTATATTCTTTTTGGATTTCATTTCTTCTTTTGGAGTTTCTCTTACTACAAGGGACTGTTTACTGGTACGTAAAATGGAAAAGACTAAAAAAGGAAAAGACATCTATTACTCCCGTTTGGATTGTTCAACGATTAAAAAATTTACAGAAAGTGAATATTGGAATGATTATCGCCGGACTTATTATGTTTGTTATCGATTTTTTTTATTGGTATCCTTTATTACCTTTAGGAGGATTATCAATTGCGGGATTTATTTATGTTTTTGCATTGCTTGAGTATATTAACTATTATTATGTTCAACTTTCATATGATAATATCTCTGATATTAAATACCTGGTGAAATCAAAAAGACTAAAACAAGCAAGTATAAACAAAGATTTTAAACGTATTTTATAA
- a CDS encoding alpha/beta hydrolase: protein MDRQFQSTYYPQYTGYHPQYYPQYTGYHHQHYPHYPYHHYYPHQQYYHPGYKVIDKMQPEDKFASIGDYKLHYKQSGTGTQTVVLLHGIPTNSFLWHGVIPYLSEMYTVIVPDLLGYGLSERAPQDELALPNQATHILKLLDTLNIQQAHFVGHDLGGGIVRILSVKYPERVLSIVVADGVCCANWPLPLVTAIRWPTAPEFEPGTALIGRMIRGGVHNPEILTPKVMEAFTAPFATPSGPEELKRASLALDHHQTEDIVPDLPNLKVPVTLLWGQHDPYTTISLGQETGSVFEKSKHCFFF from the coding sequence ATGGATAGACAATTTCAATCAACTTATTATCCGCAATATACTGGTTACCATCCTCAATATTATCCGCAATATACTGGTTATCATCATCAGCATTATCCACATTATCCATACCATCATTATTATCCACATCAACAGTATTACCATCCTGGATATAAGGTGATTGATAAAATGCAACCAGAAGATAAATTTGCTTCTATCGGGGATTATAAGCTTCATTATAAGCAATCCGGTACAGGGACTCAAACTGTAGTTCTCCTGCATGGTATACCAACCAATTCCTTTTTGTGGCACGGGGTTATACCTTATTTAAGTGAAATGTATACAGTGATTGTACCTGACTTACTTGGCTATGGATTGTCTGAACGGGCACCACAAGATGAGTTAGCACTTCCCAATCAGGCAACGCATATTTTAAAACTTCTTGATACCCTTAATATCCAGCAAGCTCATTTCGTAGGTCATGACCTGGGTGGAGGAATTGTCCGAATATTGTCTGTTAAGTATCCAGAACGTGTGTTAAGCATAGTTGTAGCTGACGGAGTATGCTGTGCTAACTGGCCTCTCCCTTTAGTTACAGCGATACGTTGGCCTACTGCACCTGAATTCGAACCAGGCACAGCATTAATTGGGCGAATGATTCGTGGTGGTGTACATAATCCTGAAATCTTAACCCCTAAAGTTATGGAAGCTTTTACTGCACCTTTTGCTACTCCATCAGGCCCAGAAGAGCTCAAACGCGCTTCTCTCGCACTTGACCATCATCAAACTGAAGATATTGTACCTGATCTTCCGAACTTAAAAGTACCAGTTACTCTCTTATGGGGACAACATGACCCTTATACTACTATAAGTTTGGGGCAGGAAACGGGCAGTGTTTTTGAGAAATCAAAGCACTGCTTTTTCTTTTAG